The DNA sequence ACGTCAGTCCGCAGTCGTTGGCAATCTGGATATTCAGCCCCGGCCGCGCATTCAGCTCCAGAATCAGCGGGCCTTTCTCCTGGTCCAGCACCATGTCCACGCCGATGTAACCCAGCCCGCACAGCTCATAACAACCGGCGGCGAGCTTCATGAAACCGTCCCAGTAGGGCAGTTGCACGCCGTCCACAGCGTTGGTGGTGTCCGGGTGTTTGGTGATGATGTTGTTCAGCCAGGTGCCGCGCAGGGTCAGGCCGGTGGCCAGGTCGACACCGACGCCGATGGCGCCCTGGTGCAGGTTGGCCTTGCCGCCGGACTGGCGAGTCGGCAAGCGCAGCATCGCCATCACCGGGTAACCCATCAGCACGATGATGCGGATGTCCGGCACGCCTTCGTAGCTGATGCTCTTGAAGATCTGGTCCGGGGTCACTCGGTATTCGATCAGCGCCCGATCACGGTGGCCGCCCAGCGAATACAGACCTGTGAGGATGCTGGAGATGTGATGCTCCAGCTCTTCGTGGGCAATGATCTTGCCCGACACCGTGCGATAGCGACCTTCGAAACGGTCGGCAACCACGATGATGCCGTCACCGCCGGCGCCCTGGGCCGGCTTGATCACGAAGTCATTGCGCCCGCCGATGATCTCGCCGAGCTTGTCGATTTCCTTCTCGGTGGAAATCACGCCATACAGTTCCGGCACGTGAATGCCGGCCTTGATCGCGCGTTCCTTGGTGATGATCTTGTCATCGACGATCGGGTACAGGCTGCGCTTGTTGTACTTGAGCACGTAGTCGGCGTTCCGCCGATTGATGCCCATGATGCCCCGGGCTTCCAGGGCCTTCCAGGTCTTCCAGAAACCGAACATCAGGCGTCAGCCTTCTTCAGGAAAGCCTTGAAACGCACCAGCTCGGTCAGGCGGTAACCGCGATAGCGACCCATGGCCAGCATGAAGCCCACCAGGATCAGCAGGATCGCCGGGAAGGTGAACACGAAGTACACCAGCTCCGGAACGGTCATGATCAGGTGCGCCAGGGACGCCGCGAACAGCGTGCCGATCGCCACTTTCATGGCATGGCTGGCACCGCGTTCTTCCCAGGTGATCGACAGGCGTTCGATGGTCATGGTCAGAATCACCATCGGGAACAGGGCCACCGACAGGCCGCGCTCCAGGCCCAGCTTGTGGCTGAACAGACTGATCGCCGCAATCAGCACCACCACGAAGGTCAACACCACCGACAGGCGCGGCAGCATTTGCAGCTTCAGGTGTTCCAGGTACGAGCGCAGCGATAACCCGAGCGCAGTAATCACGGTAAACAACAGGATGCCGAAGCCCAGCTGCGTCTCGCGGAAGGCCAGGGCGATCAGCACCGGCGTGAACGTGCCGAGGGTCTGCAGGCCGATCAGGTTGCGCAGGATCAGGATCACCAGTACGCCGATCGGGATCATCACCATGATCATGAACGTCTGCTGGGTTTGCAGCGGCAGGCCGTACAGCGAGTATTCGAGGAAGTTGGCGTCGGTGTTTTCGTCGGTCAGCTTGGCCAGACGAATCGCGTTCATCTCGCTGTTGTTCAGGCTGAAGGTCACGTTGGCCTTCTTGCCGCCGTCGACAGTGATCAGGTTTTCATCACCGCTCCACCATAGCAGGCGGTCGGTTGGCAGGCCTTGCTCACCGGTTTCCGGGTTGAAGTACAGCCAGTCGGTGCCGTTGAAGCTGCGCAGCCACAACTCCGGGGTTTGCGGCTGATCGGCGACGAGGCGGATGGTGTGGACTTTTTCCACCGGCACGTGGGCGATGGACAGCAGCAGTTCGACGATCTTGGCTTTGTGCGGCGTCGACGGATCGCCGGCCAGCAACAGCTTCACGTTGTCGTCGTTGACGTTGTTGACGCGTTTGATCGCTTCGCCAATGAAGGTTTCGACGTCGGCCGAGTGCTGGCGGATCGGGGCGAGCAGGGCTTCGGCAGCGATCTTTTCCGGGCCTTCGATGGCCATGCTGTCGCGGAAGGTCGGCCCTTTGACCTTGGTTTTCTCGGCGGTGTAACGCTTGGTCAGCACCAGACGGTAATAAAGGGTCTGGTTGCCCTTGGCCCGACGCGCCGACCAGGTGACCTTGCGATTGCCGTCGACACGGTTGACCGCGACGCCGTAATTGTTGGAGATGAAGCTTTCATTGAGGCTGACGTAATCGCGGCTCAGGGGCGGCACGAACATCTGGATCTTTACCGGATCCTTGGTGCTGGCGACGAACTCGACCTTGGCGTCGATGTTCCACAGGTCGTCGGTAGCGTCTTCGGTCACTGGAATGCCGAGCACGAAAATCTGATAGGCCGTGACCGAAACGCCCAGCAACACCAGGATGGTGATCAGGACTTTCAGGTGGAAGGTTAGAGAACGCATGGAAATTACTCGGCGGTATGAGCGGCGATGGCGCAGGCGGGTTTGCCGGCAGCGTATTTAAGACTGGGATCGACCAGCGCATCGAAGCGTTTCAGCGCCTCGGAGCCGATCAAAAGCGGGTATTGGAACGCACTACGGTCGGTCAGGTTCACTTCGATGCTGCGCATTGCCGAACCCATGCAGATGTCCAGCTCGATCACCGGGCGGGCGGTGTACTTCTTGCCTTCTTCCGGGTCGTAGTCGCCGGCACGGCGCTTGATCTTGCTGACCCGGGCCAGCGGCCGTTCGATCGGGTGCGAATGCGCGGCGTCGATGGCCAGGTAGAAACGTACCCAGGACTCGCCGTTGCGTTTGAAACGTTTGATGTCGCGGGCGCTCAGGGAGGCGGTTTTCGCCCCGGTGTCGAGTTTCGCCGCCACTTCCAGGTTGATCCCGTCGAGGGCAGCGTATTCGTTGAGGCCGTACACGGTCTTTTCCCCCGCCGCGGCTAGGCCGGGCAGGCAAAACAGTGCAAAGAATGTGGGGAAGGGCTTGAGTCTCATAAATCCTGGCGAGCAGCGTTCCGTTCTCGGTTCAGGGCCATGGCATCAGGAGATCCTGTCTGCACATGTGCCTTCGTGTGCCTATCAGCTTTTTATGACAAGCCATGCAAATGACTCGCAAATGCGGGCGGCATTCTAGCACGGTGGTTTTATGGCGCCAGCGGCGGGACCGGTCTATAACCCTTGGGGCTGATTTCAAGGCCCATTAGACGATTGTCGACAATCTGTATTTATCCTTTGACTGATGCGGGCTGATTCGCTAGTTTTTGCCGCATTGGATTTGAAGGTGTCGACAATATGCTGGATCAACTCGATCCCCCGGTGATCAGCGGCGACGATTCTGAGACCCTGTCTGAAAACGTCTTCCGACGCATCCAGGCGGCCATCGTCAAAGGCGAGATTGCCCCGGGCAGCAAGATCTCCGAGCCGGAACTGGCGCGCACCTACGGCATCAGCCGCGGGCCGCTGCGCGAGGCGATCCATCGGCTGGAGGGCCAGCGCCTGCTGGTGCGTGTTCCGCACGTCGGTGCGCGGGTGGTGTCGCTGAGCCACGCCGAATTGCTCGAACTCTACGAAATCCGTGAATCCCTCGAAGGCATGGCCTGCCGTCTGGCGGCTGAACGCATGAGTGTCGAAGAAATCGACGAACTGCGCCGGGTGCTGGAAACCCACGAGCGCGATGCGGCGTTTCAGGCCGGCGTCGGCTACTACCAGCAGGAAGGCGACTTCGACTTTCACTACCGGATCATCCAGGGCAGCGGCAACCGCACCCTCACGCAAATGCTCTGCGGCGAGCTCTATCAACTGGTGCGCATGTATCGCATCCAGTTTTCCACCACGCCTAATCGCCCGCGCCAGGCCTTTGCCGAACACCACCGGATTCTCGATGCCATCGCCGACCGTGACGGCGAGCTCGCGGAATTGTTGATGCGCCGTCACATCGGCGCCTCGAAACGCAACATCGCCCGTCACTACCAGGACGGCGCCGACAATAAGACAGCCACTGAACGAGGTGAGTCATGAGTTCCAACAAGAGCACTCCAGGCCAGCGTTTCCGCGATGCGGTCGCCAGCGAACATCCGCTGCAAGTGGTCGGGGCGATCAACGCCAACCACGCGCTGCTGGCCAAG is a window from the Pseudomonas gozinkensis genome containing:
- a CDS encoding alpha-L-glutamate ligase-like protein; the protein is MFGFWKTWKALEARGIMGINRRNADYVLKYNKRSLYPIVDDKIITKERAIKAGIHVPELYGVISTEKEIDKLGEIIGGRNDFVIKPAQGAGGDGIIVVADRFEGRYRTVSGKIIAHEELEHHISSILTGLYSLGGHRDRALIEYRVTPDQIFKSISYEGVPDIRIIVLMGYPVMAMLRLPTRQSGGKANLHQGAIGVGVDLATGLTLRGTWLNNIITKHPDTTNAVDGVQLPYWDGFMKLAAGCYELCGLGYIGVDMVLDQEKGPLILELNARPGLNIQIANDCGLTLRTHAVEAHLEELKARGVTESVEERVAFAQELFGHIPAVEG
- a CDS encoding inactive transglutaminase family protein; the protein is MRSLTFHLKVLITILVLLGVSVTAYQIFVLGIPVTEDATDDLWNIDAKVEFVASTKDPVKIQMFVPPLSRDYVSLNESFISNNYGVAVNRVDGNRKVTWSARRAKGNQTLYYRLVLTKRYTAEKTKVKGPTFRDSMAIEGPEKIAAEALLAPIRQHSADVETFIGEAIKRVNNVNDDNVKLLLAGDPSTPHKAKIVELLLSIAHVPVEKVHTIRLVADQPQTPELWLRSFNGTDWLYFNPETGEQGLPTDRLLWWSGDENLITVDGGKKANVTFSLNNSEMNAIRLAKLTDENTDANFLEYSLYGLPLQTQQTFMIMVMIPIGVLVILILRNLIGLQTLGTFTPVLIALAFRETQLGFGILLFTVITALGLSLRSYLEHLKLQMLPRLSVVLTFVVVLIAAISLFSHKLGLERGLSVALFPMVILTMTIERLSITWEERGASHAMKVAIGTLFAASLAHLIMTVPELVYFVFTFPAILLILVGFMLAMGRYRGYRLTELVRFKAFLKKADA
- a CDS encoding ATP-dependent zinc protease is translated as MRLKPFPTFFALFCLPGLAAAGEKTVYGLNEYAALDGINLEVAAKLDTGAKTASLSARDIKRFKRNGESWVRFYLAIDAAHSHPIERPLARVSKIKRRAGDYDPEEGKKYTARPVIELDICMGSAMRSIEVNLTDRSAFQYPLLIGSEALKRFDALVDPSLKYAAGKPACAIAAHTAE
- a CDS encoding GntR family transcriptional regulator, with the protein product MDQLDPPVISGDDSETLSENVFRRIQAAIVKGEIAPGSKISEPELARTYGISRGPLREAIHRLEGQRLLVRVPHVGARVVSLSHAELLELYEIRESLEGMACRLAAERMSVEEIDELRRVLETHERDAAFQAGVGYYQQEGDFDFHYRIIQGSGNRTLTQMLCGELYQLVRMYRIQFSTTPNRPRQAFAEHHRILDAIADRDGELAELLMRRHIGASKRNIARHYQDGADNKTATERGES